A region of the Pseudomonas asiatica genome:
CCGGCCGTGCTGACCCTGCGTGGCACCGGCGCGCCGATCGCCACCAACCGCCTGGCCGTCGCCGGCCTGTCCACCGGCAAGGTGGTGGCGGTGGACATCAACAACGGCGTGCCGGTGTGGGAAAGCCGTGTGGCAATCCCGCAGGGCCGTTCCGAGTTGGACCGCGTGGTCGATATCGACGGCGGCCTGCTGCTGTCGGGTGGTACCCTGTACGTCAGCACCTACCAGGGCCGCGTCGCGGGCCTGGACCTGGAAAGCGGCCGTGTGCTGTGGCAGCGTGATGCCTCCAGCTACGTGGGTGTCGCCCAGGGCTACGGTAACGTCTATGTCAGCGAAGCTTCCGGTACTGTCGAAAGCGTCGACGAGCGCTCGTCCAGCGCTCTGTGGACCAACGACACCATGGCTCGCCGCCAGCTGACCGCGCCTGAAGTGTTCTCCAGCTACGTGGCGGTGGGCGACTTCGAGGGTTACCTGCACCTGCTGAGCCAGGTCGATGGCCGCTTCGTCGGCCGTGAGCGTATCGACAGTGATGGCCTGCGTGCCCGCCCACTTGTGGTCGGCGACACCATCTACGTCTTCGGCAACAGCGGCAAGCTCGAGGCACTGACCATCCGCTGAAGCTATGCTTGAAGCCTTGGCGGGCTTCAAGCCGCGGCGTAGGACACGCCGCCCGAACTCCGGCCGCTGCCTTGCAGCGGCCTTTGCATTTTCAAGAATTCAAGAGTGGAGAGCCGAATGGTTCCCGTAATCGCCCTGGTGGGCCGCCCGAACGTCGGCAAATCCACCATGTTCAACCGCCTGACCAAGACCCGCGATGCCATCGTCGGTGACCTGTCGGGCCTGACCCGTGACCGCCAGTATGGTGATGCCAGCTGGCAGGGTCGCTCCTTCATCCTGATCGACACCGGCGGTATCACCGGTGACGAAGTGGGCATGGACGAGAAGATGGCCGAGCAGTCGCTCATGGCCATCGAAGAAGCCGACTATGTGCTGTTCCTGGTCGATGCCCGTGCCGGCATGACCGCTGCCGACCAGATGATCGCCGAGCACCTGCGCAAGCGGAACAAGGAAGCGATCCTGGTTGCCAACAAGATCGACAACATCGATGCCGATGTGGCACGCGCCGAGTTCTCGCCGCTGGGCATGGGCAACGCCATCCCGGTGGCCGGCTCCCAGGGCCGCGGCATCAACGCGCTGATGGAGGCCGTGCTCGGCCACCTGCCACGCGACCAGGTCGAGGAAGCGCTGGACGCCGAAGTCGCCGAAGGCGAGGAAGCGGTGCGCATCCCGGGCCCGAGCGAGAAGGATGGCATCAAGATCGCCATCATCGGCCGCCCCAACGTCGGCAAGTCGACCCTGGTCAACCGCATGCTCGGCGAAGAGCGCGTGGTGGTGTACGACCAGCCGGGCACCACCCGCGACAGTATCTACATCCCGTTCGAGCGCGATGACGAGAAGTACACCTTCATCGACACCGCCGGCGTGCGCAAGCGCGGCAAGATCCACGAGGAAGTCGAGAAGTTCTCGGTGGTGAAGACGCTGCAGGCGATCAAGGACGCCAACGTGGTGATCTTCGTCATGGACGCCCGCGAAGGCGTGGTGGACCACGACCTGAACCTGCTGGGCTTCGCCCTGGAAGCCGGCCGTGCCATCGTCATCGCCCTGAACAAGTGGGACGGCATGGAGCCGGGCGAGCGTGACTACGTGAAGACCGAGCTGGAGCGCCGGCTGTTCTTCGTCGATTTTGCCGACATCCACTTCATCTCCGCCCTGCACGGCACCGGCGTGGGCCACCTGTACAAGTCGGTGCAGGCCGCGTTCAAGTCGGCGGTAACCCGCTGGCCGACCAGCCGCCTGACGCAGATCCTCGAAGATGCCGTGAGCGAGCACCAGCCGCCGCTGGTCAACGGCCGCCGCATCAAGCTGCGCTATGCCCACCTTGGTGGTGCCAACCCGCCGCTGATCGTGATCCACGGCAACCAGACCGACAAGATTCCGAAGTCGTACTCGCGTTACCTGGAGAACACCTACCGCCGCGTGCTGAAGCTGGTCGGTACGCCGATCCGCATCGAGTACAAGGGCGGTGAGAACCCGTACGAGGGCAAGAAGAACACCCTCACCGACCGCCAGGTCAACAAGAAGCGCCGCCTGATGTCGCACCACAAGAAGGCCGAGAAGAAGCGCCGCGACAAGCGCTGATTCCGCGTCGTCTTCTTCGCGGGTGAACCCGATCCTACAGGACCCACAGTTTTCGAAATCTGTGCAGGACCTGTGGGAGCGGGTTTACCCGCGAAGGGGCCCTCGATCCAGCATAACTTCCACTATTGGTTCAACCTTCCCCTGACTGCTCGATTCGCTACGTTCGAGTTCTAGTTCGATTGTCTCACCCTGCCCATAAGTAGGTGCTGCTACTCGGTCCTACCTAGTAATAATGCTAGTTGTACGTTGCTGTAAGCTTTGAAAGACTTGTGCCTAATCGAGTTGTCTGTCAGCGGCGGGGATCTATATCTATGGGGCTTCAGCGTAAAACTGTGAGTCTGTTTTATTGTGACGGTGATATACATGCGCGCCTTCGTGATCAAGACAGTCGAACCGTGTTTCGAGGGGGGGAGCAAGCATTAGCTGAATGGACTGGCAGTGCTGTACAAAATGTCAGCTTATTGTCGGTCAATAAATCCGGCTCCGTGAATGGCGTGGGGCATCAGGGGAGGTGGGAGAGGTTTGATTATACTGCTTATGGCCATTGTTCTTCCCTTTCGGCGGGCCGTTCCCTGCTAGGGTTCAATGGTGAGTATTACGATAATTTAATTCAGGGATACATGCTGGGGAATGGCTACAGATTTTTTAATCGCATGAGATTTAATTCTCCAGACAGTTTTGCACCTTTTAAGGTATTGAACGCATATGGGTATTGCGACGGGGACCCTATAAATTACACCGACTCGAGTGGTCATCTAGGGGAGTCTTTAAAACCCTTGCTCAAACCGGCAGGGTATAAGGAATCCAAGAAATTTATGAGGGAGATGGATGACCTGGCGTCATCGTTGAAGGCGAAGATCGATAATCTGGATTATTCTCCGGGTATGGGCAAACGCAAAGCTTCTAAGCTAAAAAAGCACTTTACTCATTTTTTGCAATCCACGGAAGATTCAACGAATTCCCACATGTCGAGATTGGCGCAGCTCAAACTAAATAGCCCCCAAGGCTATTGGCGTGCAAGTGAGAAAGTCGATTTTCCTTCGGTGCTGGGGCGTCTTGGTCAAGCGTTTAAGTTCTTCGGTACTGCAGCTAATTTCGTGTTCTATCAAATGCAGTTGCCGGGCCCGCCAAGGCCAAAGTTATCCCGTAGTCAGTCCTATAAAGGGGCGCTCACTGGTGGCGAAACATTCAACGGGGCCTTGCGCAGCACGCGCTCGCTGGATAGGTTAAATTTAACTGCTGAGGCTTTTACGATTCGTGCAGAGTAAAATGTTTGTCAAAGTAATCGGAGTAAAATGTAGCGTTGCGGCAGACCCGCCTCTTAGTATCTTTAATTCGATACGCCACAAAAAAGTAGTGAGCGACCATGGGACAGAAATTAAGCGAGCGCTGGTCGAGGCAGCGCTCGAATTTTGCGGGTTATCAATGAGCATCCGAGCTTGCTTCTACGCTGTATGATCGTCGCGCACGCACTTTTCGCGCTAGGCTACGAAGCGGGGTTTCTTGATAAGCCCATATAGCGGGATCCAAGCCCGCACCGACAACAGCCTTTGATCCAGCGCAAATCCCCCTATTGTTTCAACCTTTTTCCTGACCGCTCGATCCGCTATGCTCGGACTCCACCCCGTGCCGGATACACCCCAGGAAAGAGGGCTCCATGATCCGCAGCAAACTGCCGAATGTCGGCACGACCATCTTCACCACCATGTCCCAGCTCGCCGTGCAGACCGGCGCGCTCAACCTGTCGCAAGGCTTCCCCGACTTCAATGGCCCGCAGGCGCTGCTCGATGCAGTCGGCCGGCATGTGGCCGCCGGGCATAACCAGTATTCGCCGATGACCGGCCTGCCGGCCCTGCGCCAGCAGGTGGCGGCCAAGGTGGCGCGGCTGTATGGCGTGCAGGTGGATGCCGA
Encoded here:
- the bamB gene encoding outer membrane protein assembly factor BamB — its product is MIGWKHAAVLTLAVLAAGCSSNSKKELPPAELTKFTEEVVLKKQWSRSIGDGQGETYNTLVPAIENDRIYASDVNGEVFALDRITGDVVWKKDLELPVSGAVGVGYGLVMIGTLKGEVIALDSSTGEERWRSRVTSEVLAPPANNGEVVVVQTQDDRLIGLDAATGDRRWIYENTPAVLTLRGTGAPIATNRLAVAGLSTGKVVAVDINNGVPVWESRVAIPQGRSELDRVVDIDGGLLLSGGTLYVSTYQGRVAGLDLESGRVLWQRDASSYVGVAQGYGNVYVSEASGTVESVDERSSSALWTNDTMARRQLTAPEVFSSYVAVGDFEGYLHLLSQVDGRFVGRERIDSDGLRARPLVVGDTIYVFGNSGKLEALTIR
- the der gene encoding ribosome biogenesis GTPase Der, with the protein product MVPVIALVGRPNVGKSTMFNRLTKTRDAIVGDLSGLTRDRQYGDASWQGRSFILIDTGGITGDEVGMDEKMAEQSLMAIEEADYVLFLVDARAGMTAADQMIAEHLRKRNKEAILVANKIDNIDADVARAEFSPLGMGNAIPVAGSQGRGINALMEAVLGHLPRDQVEEALDAEVAEGEEAVRIPGPSEKDGIKIAIIGRPNVGKSTLVNRMLGEERVVVYDQPGTTRDSIYIPFERDDEKYTFIDTAGVRKRGKIHEEVEKFSVVKTLQAIKDANVVIFVMDAREGVVDHDLNLLGFALEAGRAIVIALNKWDGMEPGERDYVKTELERRLFFVDFADIHFISALHGTGVGHLYKSVQAAFKSAVTRWPTSRLTQILEDAVSEHQPPLVNGRRIKLRYAHLGGANPPLIVIHGNQTDKIPKSYSRYLENTYRRVLKLVGTPIRIEYKGGENPYEGKKNTLTDRQVNKKRRLMSHHKKAEKKRRDKR
- a CDS encoding RHS repeat-associated core domain-containing protein, whose translation is MGLQRKTVSLFYCDGDIHARLRDQDSRTVFRGGEQALAEWTGSAVQNVSLLSVNKSGSVNGVGHQGRWERFDYTAYGHCSSLSAGRSLLGFNGEYYDNLIQGYMLGNGYRFFNRMRFNSPDSFAPFKVLNAYGYCDGDPINYTDSSGHLGESLKPLLKPAGYKESKKFMREMDDLASSLKAKIDNLDYSPGMGKRKASKLKKHFTHFLQSTEDSTNSHMSRLAQLKLNSPQGYWRASEKVDFPSVLGRLGQAFKFFGTAANFVFYQMQLPGPPRPKLSRSQSYKGALTGGETFNGALRSTRSLDRLNLTAEAFTIRAE